In Aquincola tertiaricarbonis, the genomic stretch GATCATTGGATCCAATATTCAGTACCTCAAGCTGTCGCTGTCGCTTCGCTTGTTGCGCCACCAGCCCTGAAGTCATGGCTTCGATCACCATCATCACGTCCACGTTCAACTGCCAAGAGGCATTGCGCGAGACCGCTGCGTCGATTCGAGAACAGCATCTGTCTGGGCTGCAGTGGATCATCGCGGATGGCGGATCCACCGACGGAACCATCGGTGTCATCGAGGAGAACGCCGACATCGTCAGTCATTGGCATTCGGAAAGGGACCGCGGGATCTACGACGCCTGGAACAAGGCCGCGGCCCATGTGAAGGGTGACTGGGTCATGTTCCTCGGCGCTGGAGACTTGCTGCTTGCGAACGATTCGCTCGAGCGTGCTGCGCGGGCGCTCGATGGGGTGCCGACAGGCACGTTGCTGGCCTATGGCGGCGTCGCGTTGGTCGATACTCAGGGACGAACGATCCAGTACGAGCGCGAGGTGGACTTCTCGCGCTGGCACCAAGGGCGCCCGGTGCTGCCATGTCATCAGGGTGTATTCCAGCACCGAGCCCTATTGGTTACGCCCCAGCCGTTCGACAGCTCCCTGCGCATCTGCGCCGATGCCAAGCTGATGCTGCAGGCGGTGGCCAAGGCCCCCCCGGCGTATCTCGGCTTCGATGTCGCGAAAATGGTCGTCGGTGGCATCAGCACGACGACACGCGGCTGGCTCACCATGGCCCGCGAGAACCGGCGCATCTGCGAGGACCTCGGTCTGCGTTCCCCGCTGTACCACCGCGTCGGCATGGTCCGGCTGTACGCGAAGCTCGCCGTCGGCAAGGTGCTGGGCCGTCACGTCGGCAAGGCGGCCAACGCCTATCGACGCCTCACCGGCCGCAAGCCGATCTACTGAGGTTTCCGTGATCTACGTCGTCACCTTCGTTCTCGCGCTGGCGCTGATCGTG encodes the following:
- a CDS encoding glycosyltransferase family 2 protein translates to MASITIITSTFNCQEALRETAASIREQHLSGLQWIIADGGSTDGTIGVIEENADIVSHWHSERDRGIYDAWNKAAAHVKGDWVMFLGAGDLLLANDSLERAARALDGVPTGTLLAYGGVALVDTQGRTIQYEREVDFSRWHQGRPVLPCHQGVFQHRALLVTPQPFDSSLRICADAKLMLQAVAKAPPAYLGFDVAKMVVGGISTTTRGWLTMARENRRICEDLGLRSPLYHRVGMVRLYAKLAVGKVLGRHVGKAANAYRRLTGRKPIY